Proteins from a genomic interval of Periophthalmus magnuspinnatus isolate fPerMag1 chromosome 11, fPerMag1.2.pri, whole genome shotgun sequence:
- the dtnbp1b gene encoding dystrobrevin binding protein 1b isoform X2 codes for MSTSPGAADGSQRNSLELEADHAQRVPGAEPGGVPPTQVKLKERQKFFEEAFQQDMEQYLSTGYLQIAERRGSMSSMEVNVDMLEQMDLMDMSDHEALDVFLHSGGEDNSAASPVAGPDVESFTTEISLQVPTQAELRHKLCSLSSTCTDSASQDTEAGEEDEEDEEEQEGGSRRPPVVVTLDDEEVHPDTALMDRDDHHDDQSSSSKNCTGSRPKV; via the exons tggagctggaggctGACCACGCACAGAGGGTCCCGGGGGCGGAGCCAGGTGGAGTCCCGCCCACTCAGGTCAAACTCAAAGAGAGGCAGAAGTTCTTCGAGGAGGCATTTCAGCAGGACATGGAGCAGTACCTGTCCACGGGCTACCTGCAGATCGCTGAGAGGAGAG GAAGCATGTCGTCCATGGAGGTGAACGTGGACATGCTGGAGCAGATGGACCTGATGGACATGTCTGACCACGAGGCTCTGGACGTGTTTTTGCACTCGGGAGGAGAAGACAACAGCGCCGCCTCACCTGTCGCAG GCCCAGATGTGGAGTCCTTTACCACAGAGATCAGTCTGCAGGTGCccacacaagcagagctgcgaCACAAGCTCTGCTCCCTTTCCTCCACCTGCACCGACTCGGCCAGCCAGGACACAGAGGCAggtgaggaggatgaggaggatgaagaggagcaggaaggGGGCAGCAGGAGACCCCCTGTGGTGGTGACTCTGGACGATGAGGAGGTGCACCCCGATACTGCACTGATGGACCGGGACGATCACCATGACGACCAGAGCAGCAGTAGTAAAAACTGTACAGGCAGCCGGCCGAAAGTTTGA
- the dtnbp1b gene encoding dystrobrevin binding protein 1b isoform X1, translating to MSTSPGAADGSQRNSLELEADHAQRVPGAEPGGVPPTQVKLKERQKFFEEAFQQDMEQYLSTGYLQIAERREPIGSMSSMEVNVDMLEQMDLMDMSDHEALDVFLHSGGEDNSAASPVAGPDVESFTTEISLQVPTQAELRHKLCSLSSTCTDSASQDTEAGEEDEEDEEEQEGGSRRPPVVVTLDDEEVHPDTALMDRDDHHDDQSSSSKNCTGSRPKV from the exons tggagctggaggctGACCACGCACAGAGGGTCCCGGGGGCGGAGCCAGGTGGAGTCCCGCCCACTCAGGTCAAACTCAAAGAGAGGCAGAAGTTCTTCGAGGAGGCATTTCAGCAGGACATGGAGCAGTACCTGTCCACGGGCTACCTGCAGATCGCTGAGAGGAGAG AGCCAATAGGAAGCATGTCGTCCATGGAGGTGAACGTGGACATGCTGGAGCAGATGGACCTGATGGACATGTCTGACCACGAGGCTCTGGACGTGTTTTTGCACTCGGGAGGAGAAGACAACAGCGCCGCCTCACCTGTCGCAG GCCCAGATGTGGAGTCCTTTACCACAGAGATCAGTCTGCAGGTGCccacacaagcagagctgcgaCACAAGCTCTGCTCCCTTTCCTCCACCTGCACCGACTCGGCCAGCCAGGACACAGAGGCAggtgaggaggatgaggaggatgaagaggagcaggaaggGGGCAGCAGGAGACCCCCTGTGGTGGTGACTCTGGACGATGAGGAGGTGCACCCCGATACTGCACTGATGGACCGGGACGATCACCATGACGACCAGAGCAGCAGTAGTAAAAACTGTACAGGCAGCCGGCCGAAAGTTTGA